Proteins from a single region of Paenibacillus sp. BIHB 4019:
- a CDS encoding DUF1878 family protein: MNVHEEIERLKYQMKLMRMIMAKDEFPFYLFLLDHDFTEQQTRALHDVLYMLNHRMKGANAANDEHSIRFYKAKVADIQLRHTLFSSPDHPLFADAPPTYPEFAAYVSAVVPKDANPAYLLMALGNQEVYPDLCRLLLSER, encoded by the coding sequence ATGAATGTACATGAAGAAATAGAACGGTTGAAATATCAAATGAAGCTCATGAGGATGATTATGGCGAAAGATGAGTTTCCATTCTACCTTTTTTTATTAGATCATGATTTCACCGAGCAGCAAACAAGAGCGTTGCATGATGTGCTGTATATGTTAAATCATCGCATGAAGGGGGCAAATGCCGCTAACGATGAGCATAGCATCCGCTTTTATAAAGCAAAGGTTGCCGACATTCAGCTGCGCCACACGCTATTTTCAAGTCCAGACCATCCTTTGTTTGCCGATGCTCCCCCCACCTACCCTGAGTTTGCTGCCTACGTTTCGGCTGTTGTGCCAAAGGATGCAAACCCCGCTTACTTGCTTATGGCTCTGGGCAATCAGGAGGTTTATCCTGACCTATGCCGGCTGCTGTTAAGCGAGCGTTAA
- a CDS encoding sugar ABC transporter permease, translating to MKIGVIKPWLFVFPALFIYVAIIFIPTLYTLYLSFFNWNGVAPVKTFVGLSNYTDLLLHDSVFPRAVANNLLWTLGSLTIIMGIGLMLAILLNQKLKGRIVFRGIFYFPYVLSGVIVATIWTWMYNPMQGLFNKALELVGLGSWAQAWLAEPKFALYAVFVAAVWNGVGQPMVLFLAGLQTISQDPYEAATIDGAKPRQMFWFITVPLLRETFVIVIAITMVSSMKVYDLIYAMTGGGPAESTHVLASWMYIQTFKFANIGTGSAISMFLVLISLIIIIPYVYYTTKKSHL from the coding sequence TTGAAAATCGGCGTAATAAAGCCCTGGCTGTTCGTGTTTCCCGCTCTTTTCATTTATGTAGCTATTATCTTTATCCCGACGCTCTACACGCTGTATCTCAGCTTCTTTAACTGGAACGGCGTTGCGCCAGTGAAAACATTTGTCGGCTTAAGCAATTATACCGATCTTTTGCTGCACGATTCCGTCTTTCCAAGAGCAGTCGCCAACAATCTGTTATGGACGCTCGGCTCTTTGACAATCATTATGGGCATCGGACTGATGCTGGCGATTTTATTGAATCAGAAGCTGAAGGGACGCATTGTGTTTCGGGGCATTTTTTATTTCCCATACGTATTATCCGGGGTCATCGTTGCGACGATCTGGACATGGATGTACAATCCCATGCAGGGATTATTCAATAAAGCGCTGGAGCTGGTCGGACTCGGCAGCTGGGCGCAGGCTTGGCTGGCGGAACCGAAATTCGCCCTCTATGCCGTGTTCGTTGCTGCCGTCTGGAATGGCGTTGGGCAGCCGATGGTACTGTTTCTCGCCGGACTGCAGACGATTTCCCAGGACCCCTATGAAGCGGCGACGATTGATGGTGCCAAGCCACGGCAAATGTTCTGGTTTATTACCGTTCCCCTGCTGCGGGAAACGTTTGTTATTGTCATCGCCATCACGATGGTATCGTCCATGAAGGTATACGATTTGATTTATGCGATGACGGGCGGAGGCCCGGCGGAAAGCACCCATGTGCTGGCTTCGTGGATGTATATTCAGACGTTCAAATTTGCCAATATCGGCACAGGCTCAGCCATTTCCATGTTTTTAGTTCTCATTTCGCTGATCATTATTATTCCGTATGTCTATTACACGACTAAAAAATCGCATTTGTAA
- a CDS encoding sensor histidine kinase, translating into MGRWRNARYQTKLLILFFLLSSIPAFIIGAIGSTKSSGTLEAQTTQDLKVILAQFNASIERQISDFDRFSMLPYFMPEVFSFLNKPALSPERWGTEEINAQKTMARLMSAYPSINSSIKGLMVYGMNGSINGYRLDGDSTINGNYDAKDEDWYQEVMAGKGHFTVTGIQNIQQFKTNSFDAIIGARLLMDEDYKPLAVTTMFISPRFISNLVDSLELPNAQVIVVDRDGRLIYASNMALAAELQKRASQNVPHDEWEVAIKEQAGSKTFSGVSLKSDYLEWQIYMGVDKDAILQSSRSIQSFTIVIIICVAVLAAVASLFIARGFSQPISRLIRSMRKVEKGQFFTPEAHGRGDEIGQLESSYGRMVIRLQELIQSIEEKERQKRHAELYALRARIQPHFLYNTLNSIRMLAVLQQAGQIAKLIQSLNKLLHANMKLDSELVTFEEEIRLLRDYATLMDLRYTNVFDMEWHIPPELNQASIPPMLLQPLLENAIFHGAKGLERKLHITLDARLEGKDNRLLVIELRDDGSGFDQQAMELLKRPQSDTGTQNIGLRNVQDRIRLRFGEEYGLTFERSATHSIVTVRMPYRVLEKEENADVESARR; encoded by the coding sequence TTGGGACGCTGGAGAAACGCACGATATCAGACAAAGCTGCTCATTTTATTTTTTCTGCTCAGCAGTATTCCCGCTTTCATTATAGGAGCTATCGGCTCGACGAAGTCATCGGGTACATTGGAAGCGCAGACGACGCAGGACTTGAAGGTCATTTTGGCGCAGTTCAATGCTTCGATCGAACGGCAAATTAGCGACTTTGACCGCTTTAGCATGCTGCCTTATTTTATGCCGGAGGTGTTTTCCTTTCTGAACAAGCCTGCACTCTCGCCTGAACGGTGGGGGACCGAAGAAATTAACGCCCAAAAAACGATGGCCCGGCTCATGAGCGCCTATCCATCCATTAATTCGTCCATTAAAGGGCTCATGGTTTATGGGATGAACGGGTCGATTAATGGTTATCGGCTAGACGGAGACAGCACCATTAATGGGAATTATGATGCCAAGGATGAAGACTGGTATCAAGAGGTGATGGCGGGCAAGGGCCATTTTACCGTGACGGGCATTCAGAACATTCAGCAGTTTAAAACCAATTCCTTTGACGCAATTATTGGTGCCCGGCTGCTAATGGACGAGGACTATAAGCCGCTAGCCGTCACGACGATGTTTATCTCCCCGCGCTTTATTTCGAATCTTGTCGATTCGCTCGAGCTGCCCAATGCGCAGGTCATCGTCGTCGACCGGGACGGCCGTTTGATTTATGCCTCAAATATGGCGCTCGCTGCCGAGCTCCAGAAACGCGCAAGCCAGAATGTACCGCATGACGAGTGGGAAGTTGCCATTAAAGAACAGGCCGGAAGCAAAACCTTTAGCGGTGTCTCCTTGAAAAGCGATTATCTGGAATGGCAAATTTACATGGGCGTAGATAAGGACGCTATACTGCAAAGCAGCCGTTCCATTCAGAGCTTTACGATCGTCATTATTATTTGTGTTGCTGTACTGGCGGCCGTTGCTTCCCTCTTTATCGCGCGCGGATTTTCCCAGCCCATCTCCAGACTTATACGCTCGATGCGCAAAGTAGAAAAAGGGCAGTTTTTCACGCCCGAGGCGCATGGCCGAGGCGATGAAATCGGCCAGCTGGAAAGCAGCTACGGCCGAATGGTCATTCGGCTGCAAGAGCTCATTCAATCGATCGAAGAGAAGGAACGGCAAAAGCGGCATGCCGAGCTTTACGCGCTGCGGGCCCGTATTCAGCCTCATTTTTTATATAATACGCTCAATTCTATTCGCATGCTGGCCGTGCTCCAGCAAGCTGGGCAAATCGCCAAGCTGATTCAATCGCTGAATAAGCTGCTCCATGCGAATATGAAGCTCGACAGCGAGCTCGTTACATTCGAGGAAGAAATTCGGCTGCTGCGCGACTATGCGACGTTAATGGATTTGCGCTATACGAATGTATTTGATATGGAGTGGCATATTCCGCCCGAGCTGAATCAGGCATCCATACCGCCCATGCTGCTGCAGCCGCTGCTGGAAAATGCGATTTTTCACGGAGCCAAGGGTCTGGAAAGAAAGCTGCATATTACGCTGGATGCCCGGCTCGAAGGGAAGGATAACCGTCTGCTGGTCATTGAGCTTCGGGATGATGGAAGCGGCTTCGACCAGCAAGCCATGGAGCTGCTGAAGCGGCCGCAAAGCGACACCGGCACCCAAAATATTGGACTGCGCAATGTGCAGGACCGCATCCGGCTGCGTTTTGGCGAGGAATACGGCCTAACCTTTGAGCGTTCAGCGACACATTCGATCGTGACGGTCAGAATGCCTTATAGGGTGTTAGAGAAGGAGGAGAATGCGGATGTGGAATCTGCTCGTCGTTGA
- a CDS encoding DUF5605 domain-containing protein translates to MTRIWPEPFEAEQWNRFELRIEGPQEGNPYKEVVLGAEFQFGHRSIKVDGFYDGDGQYVIRFMPDCTGTWSFTTSSSTAQLDGLQGTLICTAPTSAENHGPVKVDQIFHFSYADGTPFYPVGTTAYVWNHQGEQLEQQTLRSLSKAPFNKIRMCVFPKHYDYNAAEPEHFAFAGSLQQGFNWEAFNPDFWRRLESQLEQLQLLGIEADLILFHPYDRWGFSRMTAESDDYYLRYALARLASFRNLWWSLANEYDLLFEKKMTDWDRFFRIIQEHDPYQHLRSIHNWHNPEIHYRSNLHWYDHGKPWVTHASIQHADLNFVTEWRELYRKPIVVDECRYEGNLNHGWGNLTAERMTQCFWEGMAQGGYVTHGETYVHPDDIIWWSHGGELHGSSAERIAFLRSIMEEGPRLDTSAINFKWDASAGGVEGDYYLIYFGDSRPAFRSLSLPEGAAFRIDLIDTWAMSISPLEGHFTGECKVPLPGIPYQALRISKI, encoded by the coding sequence ATGACTCGCATATGGCCAGAGCCTTTCGAGGCTGAGCAGTGGAATCGTTTTGAGCTTCGCATAGAAGGGCCGCAGGAAGGAAATCCCTATAAGGAAGTTGTACTCGGCGCCGAATTTCAATTCGGGCATCGGAGCATTAAGGTCGACGGCTTCTATGATGGCGATGGACAATACGTCATTCGCTTCATGCCGGATTGCACAGGCACGTGGTCCTTCACTACGAGCAGCAGCACGGCGCAGCTGGATGGCCTGCAAGGAACGCTCATCTGCACCGCCCCCACGTCGGCTGAAAATCATGGACCTGTGAAGGTAGATCAAATTTTTCATTTCAGCTATGCCGATGGAACACCCTTCTATCCGGTTGGAACAACCGCTTATGTCTGGAACCATCAGGGGGAGCAGCTTGAACAGCAAACGCTGCGCTCGCTTAGCAAAGCACCGTTCAACAAAATTAGAATGTGCGTGTTTCCGAAGCATTATGATTATAACGCCGCCGAGCCGGAACATTTTGCCTTCGCAGGCTCCTTGCAGCAAGGCTTTAATTGGGAGGCGTTCAATCCTGATTTTTGGCGCCGCCTGGAATCGCAGCTGGAGCAATTGCAGCTTCTCGGCATTGAAGCGGATCTGATTTTATTCCACCCCTATGACCGCTGGGGCTTCTCGCGCATGACTGCTGAATCGGACGATTATTATTTGCGGTACGCGCTGGCAAGGCTGGCCTCCTTCCGAAACCTATGGTGGTCGCTTGCCAATGAATATGATCTGCTGTTCGAGAAGAAGATGACAGACTGGGACCGGTTTTTCCGCATCATTCAGGAGCATGACCCATACCAGCATCTTCGCTCCATTCATAACTGGCATAATCCCGAGATCCATTATAGAAGCAATCTGCATTGGTATGATCACGGGAAGCCTTGGGTGACACATGCCAGCATCCAGCATGCTGATTTGAATTTCGTAACGGAATGGCGCGAGCTTTACCGCAAGCCGATCGTGGTGGATGAATGCCGCTATGAAGGCAATCTGAATCACGGCTGGGGCAATCTTACCGCAGAGCGAATGACCCAATGCTTCTGGGAAGGGATGGCCCAAGGCGGCTATGTCACTCATGGAGAGACGTATGTACACCCAGACGATATCATTTGGTGGTCGCACGGAGGCGAGCTGCATGGAAGCAGCGCGGAGCGGATTGCGTTTCTGCGCAGCATCATGGAAGAAGGGCCACGACTCGATACGAGCGCCATTAATTTCAAATGGGATGCTTCTGCCGGAGGCGTGGAGGGCGACTATTATTTGATTTATTTTGGCGACAGCCGCCCTGCTTTCCGCAGCTTATCGCTTCCGGAAGGCGCAGCGTTCCGCATCGATTTAATTGATACTTGGGCGATGTCGATATCGCCGCTAGAGGGACATTTTACAGGGGAATGCAAAGTCCCGCTTCCAGGCATTCCTTATCAAGCGCTGCGAATCAGCAAAATTTGA
- a CDS encoding carbohydrate ABC transporter permease, with protein sequence MEQRVHPVSKALKYALIAVLAAIFLLPVLFIAFTALKSSSDLLTRPFYMFPEKLQWHNFVQAWEQGRMSMYMKNTAFIALIKVPLGILIEALAAFALTRLAFKGSEWLFALFLIGMMVPMQATLVPLNMILNKLGLVDTYPGIILIYLGFGIPFGILILRGFFRTIPKEIDEAALIDGCGVMGKFFKIIIPLSMPAIATLFIFDFMATWNEFLLAQIFITKDSMRTITTGLLAFRGQYSANYPLMNAGVLISVVPVLVVYVAFQKYFVSGLAGSVKG encoded by the coding sequence ATGGAACAGCGCGTTCATCCCGTCAGTAAGGCACTTAAATATGCCCTAATCGCAGTATTAGCAGCCATCTTTCTGCTGCCCGTTTTATTCATAGCCTTTACGGCGCTAAAGTCGAGCAGCGACTTGCTGACACGTCCTTTTTATATGTTCCCCGAAAAGCTGCAGTGGCACAATTTTGTTCAGGCCTGGGAGCAGGGGCGCATGAGCATGTATATGAAAAATACAGCGTTTATCGCCTTAATAAAGGTTCCCCTCGGCATTTTAATCGAAGCGCTCGCCGCCTTTGCCCTGACGCGGCTGGCCTTCAAGGGAAGCGAGTGGCTCTTCGCCTTGTTTCTCATCGGCATGATGGTTCCGATGCAGGCTACCCTCGTCCCGCTCAATATGATTCTCAACAAGCTTGGGCTTGTCGATACGTATCCCGGCATCATTCTTATTTATTTGGGCTTCGGCATTCCGTTTGGCATTTTGATTTTGCGCGGGTTTTTCCGCACGATCCCCAAGGAAATTGACGAGGCTGCCCTGATTGACGGCTGCGGGGTCATGGGAAAATTTTTCAAAATCATTATTCCGCTATCAATGCCCGCCATCGCAACGCTGTTTATCTTTGATTTTATGGCGACGTGGAATGAATTTTTGCTTGCCCAAATTTTTATTACAAAGGATTCGATGCGCACCATTACGACAGGGCTCCTGGCATTCCGCGGCCAATATTCGGCGAACTACCCGCTGATGAATGCAGGCGTGCTCATTTCGGTCGTGCCCGTACTCGTCGTCTATGTCGCGTTTCAGAAATACTTCGTATCCGGCCTTGCTGGTTCCGTGAAAGGCTAG
- a CDS encoding extracellular solute-binding protein: MTKRWQAFVGLLIIALIAAGCSSSSGTNSEAGSTSGTSSTGSTKKTVVSVWALQEHTWIDGAAADFNAANPDIQIEVSKYAVDPMKEALKVAANSGTLPNMWSTWGGSLGSFYAENGLTADLTQIAKDHNWPSLYNQAAIDMGTYNGKVSGIPYHLNAVDTWYSKIAYDKLKLTAPTSFEEFEAQLQAMKDGGITPLSLGGKNGWHVMRLTEQLLEHFAGPELHDKLNSLTASWNDPAVVQTFAKLKEYNDKGYFPKGYVALDPTEAVNLFYPGTTGLDIDGTWLDGNIAAAGFDVNDFGVFKFPTGRSSVFAEMFQVSADLDQATLEATIKVGEYLTSAEVVNKYIDSYGTPAALNVTYSENTPHLKPLLDMATKGSFLITDQALPQEVVQKLFEAQDKVALKEWTPEQAAEGMEKAAADYKAKNKTS, translated from the coding sequence ATGACAAAAAGATGGCAAGCCTTTGTTGGCTTATTGATAATCGCACTTATTGCTGCCGGCTGCTCATCCAGCAGCGGCACAAATTCAGAGGCTGGCAGTACGAGCGGTACAAGCAGTACAGGCAGCACAAAGAAAACCGTCGTATCCGTGTGGGCTTTGCAGGAGCATACATGGATTGACGGAGCTGCGGCTGACTTTAATGCAGCTAACCCCGATATTCAAATCGAGGTTAGCAAATATGCTGTTGATCCGATGAAAGAAGCGTTAAAGGTAGCCGCTAATTCGGGAACGCTGCCTAATATGTGGTCTACATGGGGCGGTTCCCTGGGTTCCTTTTATGCCGAAAATGGGCTTACAGCTGATCTGACCCAGATTGCCAAGGACCATAATTGGCCTTCGCTTTACAATCAAGCGGCCATTGATATGGGAACCTACAACGGCAAAGTTTCCGGCATCCCCTATCACTTAAATGCCGTCGATACGTGGTACTCCAAAATAGCCTATGACAAGCTAAAGCTTACCGCTCCTACTTCCTTTGAAGAATTTGAAGCACAGCTGCAGGCGATGAAGGATGGCGGTATTACACCGTTATCGCTCGGCGGCAAAAACGGCTGGCACGTCATGCGTCTGACGGAGCAGCTGCTGGAGCATTTCGCAGGACCCGAGCTGCATGACAAGCTGAACAGCCTGACTGCCTCGTGGAACGATCCAGCCGTTGTTCAAACGTTCGCAAAGCTCAAGGAATACAACGATAAAGGCTATTTCCCTAAAGGCTATGTTGCCCTTGATCCGACAGAGGCCGTCAATCTCTTCTATCCGGGAACGACGGGATTAGATATTGATGGAACATGGCTGGATGGCAATATTGCAGCAGCCGGATTTGATGTCAATGATTTTGGGGTATTCAAGTTCCCGACCGGGCGTTCATCCGTATTTGCCGAAATGTTCCAAGTAAGCGCCGACCTTGATCAAGCAACGCTTGAGGCTACCATTAAAGTAGGGGAATATTTGACTAGCGCTGAAGTGGTCAATAAATATATTGATTCTTACGGCACTCCTGCTGCTCTTAATGTCACTTATTCAGAAAACACGCCCCACCTGAAGCCGCTGCTCGATATGGCGACGAAAGGCAGCTTCCTCATTACCGACCAAGCGCTTCCGCAGGAAGTGGTACAGAAGCTGTTTGAGGCGCAGGACAAGGTCGCTCTAAAAGAATGGACGCCTGAGCAGGCTGCGGAAGGAATGGAGAAGGCCGCTGCTGACTATAAGGCTAAAAATAAAACAAGCTAA
- a CDS encoding sugar ABC transporter permease: MFKALGKKWGGKLEFTLFSLPVLICIAVAFYIPFAMTIRYSLTKWNGISKHPKFIGLDNFKQIFMNDANFASSAWFTIKYAVLYIVLVNVLAIGLAVLLDMKLRTTTWLRAAFFIPYILSLVIVGFIWKFIFMQGFESLGESTGWAIFDLSWLGTPGLAFVSILLVSIWQSIGFYLVIYIAGLQSVPGDLKEAATVDGAGPFRTFFNITLPLLAPSITIAVFMALTNSIKVFDVILSLTGGGPGGSTYSIAYDIYRDTFQNNLYGYGTAKALILFVAVLFITIIQLTLFKRREVEA; encoded by the coding sequence ATGTTCAAAGCATTAGGTAAAAAGTGGGGCGGGAAGCTGGAATTCACCTTATTCAGCCTGCCTGTTCTAATTTGTATTGCCGTTGCCTTTTATATTCCATTTGCCATGACCATCCGTTATTCCTTGACCAAATGGAACGGCATTTCCAAGCACCCGAAATTTATTGGGCTCGATAATTTCAAGCAGATTTTTATGAATGATGCGAATTTCGCCAGCTCGGCGTGGTTTACGATCAAATACGCGGTGCTGTACATCGTGCTAGTCAATGTGCTGGCGATAGGGCTTGCGGTTCTGCTCGATATGAAGCTGCGCACGACGACTTGGCTGCGGGCTGCCTTCTTTATTCCTTACATTTTGAGCCTCGTCATCGTCGGCTTTATCTGGAAGTTTATTTTCATGCAGGGCTTTGAATCGCTTGGCGAAAGTACGGGCTGGGCCATTTTCGACTTAAGCTGGCTTGGCACGCCCGGGCTTGCCTTTGTTTCGATTTTGCTCGTGTCGATCTGGCAATCGATTGGCTTCTATCTCGTTATCTATATCGCGGGGCTGCAATCGGTACCGGGAGATTTGAAGGAGGCGGCAACGGTAGACGGCGCAGGGCCATTCCGCACCTTTTTCAACATTACGCTGCCCCTGCTTGCCCCTTCGATTACGATTGCCGTCTTTATGGCGCTGACGAATTCGATTAAGGTGTTTGATGTGATTTTGTCGCTGACCGGCGGCGGGCCAGGCGGCTCGACCTACAGCATCGCCTATGACATTTACCGCGATACGTTCCAGAACAATCTGTACGGCTACGGTACAGCGAAAGCGCTCATTCTATTCGTTGCCGTGCTGTTCATTACGATCATTCAATTAACGCTGTTCAAGCGCCGGGAGGTTGAGGCCTAA
- a CDS encoding carbohydrate ABC transporter permease, protein MRKNRPVGRYALEAVMLLLSLLFLYPLFLAINNSFKSFGEVMSDVIALPEKIIFENYAYVWQFINYPKLFMNNLVITVVGLAGIILVSSIAAYKLARTKTRMSGLIYLLCIMPMLIPFQSIMLTVLQFAKQLHLSESTWGLGVLYWGFGAPLAVFIYHGFVKGIPQEIDESATMDGASGFRLFFLVIFPLLQSVTTTIIIIDVMWIWNDFLLPLLMVNGSPDTKTLTLAAYTFVGQYTSDWQYAMTAMVMAVLPSIIVFIFLQKYIVKGVVAGAVKG, encoded by the coding sequence ATGAGAAAAAATCGCCCAGTCGGACGCTACGCGCTGGAAGCCGTCATGCTTTTGCTCTCGCTGCTGTTTCTATACCCGCTGTTTCTGGCTATTAACAACTCGTTCAAAAGCTTTGGAGAAGTGATGAGCGATGTTATCGCGCTGCCTGAGAAAATCATTTTTGAAAACTACGCTTATGTGTGGCAGTTTATCAATTATCCGAAGCTGTTCATGAACAATCTGGTCATTACGGTCGTCGGACTCGCGGGCATTATTCTCGTCTCATCTATCGCTGCCTATAAGCTGGCGCGTACAAAAACGAGGATGAGCGGCCTGATCTATCTGCTCTGCATTATGCCGATGCTCATACCGTTCCAGTCGATTATGCTGACGGTGCTCCAGTTCGCCAAACAGCTGCATTTGTCGGAGAGCACCTGGGGACTTGGCGTGCTGTATTGGGGCTTTGGCGCCCCGCTTGCCGTCTTTATCTATCACGGCTTCGTGAAAGGCATCCCGCAGGAAATCGACGAAAGCGCGACGATGGATGGCGCATCGGGATTTCGGCTGTTTTTCCTCGTTATTTTTCCGCTGCTGCAATCGGTCACAACCACTATCATTATTATCGATGTGATGTGGATCTGGAATGACTTCCTGCTGCCGCTGCTCATGGTGAACGGCTCGCCGGACACGAAGACGCTGACGCTTGCCGCATACACGTTCGTCGGCCAATATACATCCGACTGGCAATATGCGATGACGGCCATGGTCATGGCGGTGCTGCCTTCGATTATCGTATTTATCTTCCTGCAAAAATACATCGTCAAAGGCGTCGTTGCCGGAGCGGTGAAAGGCTAA
- a CDS encoding helix-turn-helix domain-containing protein encodes MWNLLVVEDESIARLGLRHMVDWEKYGVHWKAEASNGEEALLAMDAQQPIHIILTDIRMPGMDGLAFAKKALERYPGVQIIFISSYDNFTYAKEAIRLGAVNYLHKPTMDEEEIGASLLKAAAKLALTSAPQPSYTEEEKNQYLLSLLDEHTFPEQPLLAELEQSAFETGFRLTVFRKRDDAAPMQDARHLRFRSLQHLIAEFVTKEWGGLVFHRNYREVIWLCPQYAGSTDAAQARGHGEYADTGQEGSKSPAELNKLLDMVRQKTLELLNVAIICSVSSCYSSLEELPKAYMETLLQLPLNEQSDNFIVRKSKAFIDQHLLEDLSLVKVAASIHVSPSYLSRIFQKEIGESFSEYVIRHKIEHAQQLLRTTNCKVYEISAAIGYMNPHYFSKLFKERTGVSPLEYRNQ; translated from the coding sequence ATGTGGAATCTGCTCGTCGTTGAAGATGAATCGATTGCAAGACTAGGACTGCGCCATATGGTAGATTGGGAAAAATACGGCGTTCATTGGAAAGCCGAAGCCTCAAATGGGGAAGAAGCGCTGCTTGCTATGGACGCCCAGCAGCCTATCCATATTATCCTTACAGATATCCGAATGCCCGGCATGGACGGGCTCGCTTTTGCCAAGAAGGCGCTGGAGCGCTATCCGGGCGTCCAAATCATTTTCATCAGCAGCTATGATAATTTTACCTATGCCAAAGAGGCGATTCGCCTCGGTGCCGTCAACTATTTGCACAAGCCCACGATGGATGAAGAGGAAATTGGCGCTTCCCTGCTTAAAGCTGCGGCGAAGCTTGCGCTCACTTCCGCTCCCCAGCCCTCCTATACAGAGGAGGAGAAAAATCAATATCTGCTTTCGCTGCTCGATGAGCATACGTTTCCTGAGCAGCCGCTGCTGGCAGAGCTGGAGCAGTCTGCCTTTGAAACCGGCTTTCGGCTAACCGTCTTCCGTAAACGTGATGATGCCGCACCTATGCAGGATGCCCGGCATTTGCGCTTCCGTTCCCTCCAGCATCTCATTGCCGAATTTGTTACGAAGGAATGGGGCGGGCTTGTCTTTCATCGCAATTACCGCGAAGTGATCTGGCTATGTCCGCAATATGCGGGCTCAACCGATGCTGCCCAGGCTCGGGGCCATGGCGAATACGCCGATACCGGCCAAGAGGGCAGCAAAAGCCCCGCCGAATTAAACAAGCTGCTCGATATGGTGCGGCAGAAGACGCTGGAGCTGCTGAACGTAGCGATCATCTGCTCGGTCAGCTCGTGCTACAGCTCCCTAGAAGAGCTGCCGAAGGCTTATATGGAAACGCTGCTGCAGCTGCCTTTAAACGAACAAAGCGATAATTTTATCGTTCGAAAGTCGAAGGCTTTTATCGACCAGCATTTGCTGGAGGACTTATCGCTCGTAAAAGTAGCGGCTTCCATCCATGTCAGCCCAAGCTATTTAAGCCGCATTTTTCAAAAGGAGATCGGGGAAAGCTTCAGCGAATATGTCATTCGCCACAAAATCGAGCATGCGCAGCAGCTTCTGCGCACGACAAATTGCAAAGTATATGAAATATCCGCTGCTATCGGTTATATGAACCCGCATTATTTTAGCAAGCTGTTCAAAGAGCGCACTGGCGTTTCTCCATTAGAATATCGCAATCAATAA